Within the Rosa rugosa chromosome 2, drRosRugo1.1, whole genome shotgun sequence genome, the region tctccaaaccAGTCGCTTGATAGAGGACGTTGAAGAAGGCGGTATATATGGTTTAGTCAGGATATCTTTGCGCTCACCCTGTCTCTTTTcaatttgtttcttttcatcCGCGACAGCCCTCAACTTCTTGAACACGTTAGAATCCCTTGGGGATGGCGTTGATTCTGTCATACCTTTCATTCTAGGGCTAGAAGGTTGGAAATTTAGCGAAGGCGAAGTCCACTTGATTGGCGGGAAAGAGCCAAAATGAAATGTATGCTCGACCTCCTCATGCGACATTTGGATGCCGCACTCCTCTTTGCATCGTGAGCACAGAACTACTGGTGAGGCCTCACTAATAGGTATAACCTTTTTTCTGTGCTgggacctcttcttcttcatctttccGACTCTCAGTAGTCAAGTCAAGAGTTGGCCTCCTTTATCCCTTTCTGTTCCAAGGCACATTGACCATGTTCACCCCGGTATCAGGGAAAGGATTCAGATCCACAAGTGCTGCCGCGGTTGCTAGAGATTTCACCTACAAACTaccattattgagccatacctgaatctgatccttcagcttcacacagtcagcagtgttatgattccacaggttgtgGAACTTGTAATACTTCTTCCCTTTCAGCTGTTCTGGTCTGGGGAAGGGTCCAAAGtctgtcttcaccatcttcgcggctatcatctcatccaaaatttcatgtgccttattggcatcgTATGTATACGTCGCGAACTCAGGTTTGGTGAAGCCACAGACTTGAGCTTGACTGGTTCCTTGGTTAATTTCAACTGCTTCAGGGCCGAGTTTTTCCTTCCAGTTAGCTCAAAAGTGGAGACATCattctcctcttcttcatcttcttcttggaAAACTTCTTCACCTTGATAATAGGGATCATAGGTGGTTGGCTGGTAGTTCAGGGCAGCCACTGTACGGTGTTTTCCGGGAATATACGTCCTTTTGGACGCGTTCTTCCTGGCATCTGTTTCTCTGAGAAGATGCTCAAAGCTGCCTACTTCCATAATAAGCTCTCCCATGGACttgatcatgctgccatgctgtTTTTTCCGTTGACGTGGTTCTAAGCCCTTGATTGCCAACTTGACTAGTTCTCTCTTTGGCAAGATCATGTTCAGcatggccttctgaatctggaatcGCTAAAGATAAGCAACAACAGACTCagtgggctgttgggccattTGGGTAAGGGAGGCCAAATCCACCTCAGGCTATAGCTCCGAAGGTTTTtcggaagagcttttccattgctggCCAATTTGCAACTGACCCCGGTCGAAGCTTGGAGAACCACGTAAAGGCGGCTCCAGacagagaagtgccaaagatttTGCACTTGAGactgtcatcattctggtactggccgcattgcaccttgaacttggccagatgagttgccgcGTTCTCTGTATCTTCTcctgaaaaagtaaaaaatatgatatttttatagcCTCTAGgaaaaggcgcgagcattatatgtggCGGGAAAGGCCCCTCATACACCTCGTCAAGGTGGGCCCTAGGATTAGACaacctgatcatctcctctacctcttcgCGTCTCACATAATCTGGGccaggaggaagaggagcagccacAGTCTGGCGAGCGGTTTGCAAAACAGGTGCAGCTTGGCTAGCAGTCGCTGTTCCTTCCCCAAGGTGAATGGTCCGAGGAAGATTGGGCTGTTGAAGAGTAAGCGCTGGTGCGGACACATCTTTTGCCAAAGATGTTATCTTGATCGAATTGCCTGCCTGATCAATCCCATAATAGTTCCCTGGGAGCTCCTGGTACACATTCTCTGCTCTATCACTGTCGTATTGAGTAAACACGACAGGATCAGCAAGGGTACGTTCACCAATTTTCAAAGTTATGCTCTTCTGTGCGACCGGAGGTGTGGCCTTGTCTTTGCCGCCAATTACCAGGGCTTTTTCCTTACTTTTAGTTGATGCGGTAGTAGCGGCTGCAGAAGGTGTAGCAGTGCTGCTGCTAGCCTTTTCCCGAGCATTAGGTGGTACATACTTGCCGGATCTGGAGGGCTGACCAAGAGAACCTAGGATGGCATTGGGATCTCCCAATGCTTTATTCAAAACCTCTTTACCCTGGTCCAATTCAGCTCTCTGTATGGCAACCTGGGTCGCGAGATTAGATCCATCGTTGGGAATCGCCGCGACATCTGTAGCGATCTGTTTGCACTAGGCGACCTGGGCTTTTATCACAGTCACGAGCTGCTCGTGGTGTTCCTTGTTTTGTTGGGTCATACCTTCCAAATGTCCTTGTGTCTCTCGCGACCCTAGCTCAAGCCTTCGGACCGAAATCGAAAGCTCATCAAGCCTCCGACGATCTTACGCAAGGGCTTTTTCCATCTTTTCATAGTACGAGGCAGTATtatgttgaaagatagcaagtcgctcctctatgctcgcattctctggaacGGGAATGGGCACAAAGTCATCCGTCATCACCTCGTCCTCGACCACCTGGGTGGTATTAGACGCATTGCCAGCCTCATTAGGCTGGATGATGCGGATATTGTCGCCCTCAATAATGGGCTGGTGATTTCCTCCTTGCTCAGTTGACATATCAGATGATGCATGGAGGGttgagagaaaatctttgaatcACTTGTTCGTCGGAAAGACCACGATAGTCTGCACGAgagtgcggtctgtaactggaggtcttgtgtttcgggcagttaacgtaaaccttttggtaagggtttgcgcttgacttcccaatggtggCGATCGCGAAGAAATGCTATGcgggtcccactgggcgtgccaaaatgtttggctccaaaaccagtctggcgTGCAAACAGGCTCTTTTGAGTGCGCGggtgtgccagcaccgtggggtgcagtcgtcagggcatcccttgacctgacttcttctcaaacactgtggacgaggagagcaccaatctCGTCACCAGGTTCATTTCTATgtctttcggaaaaggacttcttgccttacagGTAAGGACTTGtgatgtgatctcttgcgtcaccgagtcaatacttaacgttgtaggttaagcagagcgttACCGAGTCGATACTTAACATTCTAggttgtacttacatgagcatttgccaagcataattagctataatgagccacgctcacgCTACTGCCAGCGGCACCAACAACCACCAGttgtgtgacctacggaaacacagccaagcaggctatcacctgagccccggctcacccccagatcgccgctgacgcgccgccacgagCCGCGCCAAGATcgcctcgctgaagcatcagaagctgggaactgaagcatatcagtcccacatcaaaaacaaagaagaggtcagcctcttccccacctataaaaggttcactcctctctcctcattaattacacatttactacttacctactgttattctatcaacataaatacattgactaacttaggcatcagagaagagaagaccgcccaacatggtctccctctgacgccctttgtattttacttgacaggtagcggaagtacTGAgtatatcacaagtagcggtccgcccatcggaccagcatTAACCAAGATTTGGCCACCGCTAAATCTTAGAGATTAACATAGGTTaacaatcaccgggaagtaggagaaagcactagtttgctaaagcgtgactttagcttcgctgggttgcgagggcgttacccatGCTTGGCTggttttcaactaggttgaagatAGGTTTCTCtggagagactttgataatctaagagattagttgattgagagtTGTTGTGTCTTTTGTGCCCTTGAAACCGGCCGCTACGCTAAACCCCCTaaagggatcttgccaaaaatacttttgggctcaaacacctACAATGTAGTTTAGTTTGATATGGAGTAGCTAAGAGTTGCCAAGTGCCTTGTATCGGATAAGCTTTAACTAGAGATTGAGGGCTGTAATCATAATCATCTTGTTGTTCACCTGTTACAACTTGATCATGAAAATCTTGGTGATATTCTCTCCTGAAAGCATTATCAAGAGATAAACCAGATTCGATATTTTTGCATTTGTAAAATGGCAATTCATCATTCCTTTGCTTTTCACTCCTTGTTGACTTTGCATCAAATGTTTGCTTTCCTTGATTGTACTCTTGAGCCTGCTCAGATGTCATAAAAGGTGCCTGAGCTTCTGTTCTTGAGTTGGTTGCATTATCACATTTGTTGCCAAGAGAACTCATAAGAGGACTCATAAATAAAAGATCAGGGATTGAACAAAGAGAACCCGAAATAGAATTAGAAGTAGATTTCTTTTCTTGTAGAAACTTATCTTTATTAGAAGCAATTTTCTCATCCAGAAAAACATGTTCTTGAGACTTCAATTGCTCTTCTTTATCTGAATAAGAGTCTTCTCCAGCTTGTTTATTCTTCGAATCTTGAGGAATTTAAATGTCTTCATGAGCACAATCTTTTGTAATCAGTTGCTCAACACTCTTACTTTCAACCACAGTGGAATCAGAAGTTGAGTTATCATCAGACTCTTCTTTGACAACAAAACTTgcaatttctgcttcttctttttgaacACATTCTTCTGCAACCAATTGTTTAACACTCTCATTTTcaatcaccatggaaccacaaTTTAAGTCTTTAGCAGATGCTCTTCTCATCATATACTCAGAAGTAGGAAACACAATACTATTTGTAAACATCATATCATTAGAGACACATGCAGCATTAGTAGCTTGAGCTCTGGAAGTATCACCAAATGCAGCCATAGCAGTCTTGGAGGACAAAGACATGGACATCACTGTTTGATTAATCTCATCTTCAGCAATTAACAAAAGAGATCTCAACTCTTCCATTGAAATAGAGGATCTAAGTGTTTTGATTCTTATTATAGTTTTTATGGCAGCAAACTCTGCTGGCAAACCATGAAGAACTGAGACTATTATATCCTCATCCGCCAGATAAACTCCTACAGTAGCAAGCTGATCACATAGTAACTTAACTCGAAGTAAATACCTGTCAATAAAGTCTGAGCCTTTTTGGATGTTGCATAAGGAGGTCTTCAGAGTCATTATGTTATACGCTGATGCACTAGCATATTTCTCCTTAAGTCGACACCAAATTTCCCTAGAAGTCTTACTTCCAACAATGAAAGAAAGAACATCATTAGACATAGTAGCTGCAAGTATAGACATAACGGCATAATCATTTTGCATCCAATCCATGTACTCCTTTGTCATATCAGACATAACCCGACCTTCTTCTGTAACAATGTGTTGTGGTGGACGAGGGAATGATCCATCGATATATCTAATGAGGCCACAACCTGTAAACATTGTCTCTAGCAGAAATCTCCATGTTACATAGTTAGAGTCGTCTAATCGAACTGTGATTAGATTGTAGAAATTGGACAGTAGGCAATTTTTTAATTCATTACTATTATCCATGATGCAAGGCAACACAGAATTGTAAAAAGAGACTCATAGACCTTCACAgttcaggttttttttttcttttttctttttttcaactTTGTTTCTCATTCCCCCAAAAATAAAATTCTGCTCAAGCTAAATTGTAGATTATAGACCAAAGTAAACAATGATGTATATATGACCCTTTGTGGGATTTCATATGCAAATTTCTGAGAGATACTCGCACAACAAAGAAATGGAGATAGATAAGAGCACCACAGAACGTCCAAATAACATGTAATTTCCAAGATTAATAGTTAACCTGGATTCAGGTAGAGTAAAGAAGATACCAAAATTCAAGCGCACAAACACCAGAGGAACATAGAATGATGTGTTCGACGAAATGACTAAACCAAAATTTAGCATCCAACCTCTTGAAAGCACCAAAATCTCACAGCGCAAGATGAGAGCTTGAATGGAATCGTGATTAGACAGCAATGAAAACGTCGAAAACCATTGCTTAGCACCACAACGAACACAGCGAGATGATTATCAAGATCTAGAGCCTATAAACTATAAACATTCCAGTACTTTGATGATGAATTCCGATCCCGATCAGAACCTGGCTCTTGATGCCATGAAAGAGTTCTATGAAAAATGAAGAATAGAGACGAAGCTGGAAAACGAAATGGAATACATAGGCTTCAATTGTATTGATAGATTGTCATGCAAGTATAGGCATTTATACTCACATCTAACTTGAATTGGAAAATTACAGTTTTACCCTTAACATTTCTCCAGTGCCAGTGGGCAAAGGTATCTCGTTGATGCTCAAGTGTTGACCTTCAATTATGAAATTTTCAGCTGTAGAATTATAGAAAGGAAACAATTCAATTTTTGCTAGGCAAAGTAGCAGATTTTCATCTCTGACTGAGTAAACAGCACCCTCTACTCCTCTAAAATAAGTAGATGGTTCTTTTGCTCCCATTCAATATTTGACCCTTTTCCTTCAAACTCATATCTCAAGCCCTCTTTCTAGTAAAACAAAAATGCTCAGAGGAGTACCTCTAGAGAGATTATGAAATCACGCAATTGATTGCATAgcgttttttctttctttattggcTCTAGCTTTGCTTCTCATTAGCATGGATTTATTGAATTTCAAATCTTGTCTTCTACTTTACAGATGTAAACCATGGTGTAGATTCTAATCCTACATACtttataaaaatatattttataaatgtcttaattatccttgtgatttaattaattctcaaagtttattaatcttctagggtcaattctgtcaaaattttttattttggctaacaaaacttCTTAATTAGCAGGGCCCACCCACTATATGTGTGGAGAGAAATTAAAGGTAGTGGAAAAACTTCCCGTACAACTATCACATTTTCtgctttttaattttgttttcaatcttacaatttaccatattatccttattgattaattatatttcatagttttttaatatataaaggttaaattagtaaaaaaaaatcagttttggagagcaagcttttttctcttaataataataataataataatcctaatccttataaaaaaaaaaattcgaaacTTAGGTTCAAAGTGTTCATAATGAACAATGAATCATACAGATAGACATAAAGCTCCATACTTGTAGAACATAAGGTTATAAGACATGATACTTTGTATGATAAGTTCAAAGAATTTTTACATACTCATAAAACTTCAAATCTGATTCTGAACTAAATATTAGAACTTTCAGTGTCGTATGTTGAACATGAGGTTCAAATATTGTACTCAAAACATAGGGCTCCAAGAACTATAGAATAAGAAAAGATGATATAAATAAATTACTCATAGAGCATGATTATtgtggccaaaaaaaaaaaggaaggttGCACCAAAACCTCTtaaattatgatggagtttaggaaaaaagaagaagataggaGCATACAAAGAGGTATGAGAGATGTGTATCATTCATTGCCATTAGATTTTTTATATGTAGATGCTAATGACACATTTACTTACTTCGAATGAGTATTGGAATAAGAGAGTCATTCTAGAACATGTTTTTCCTACATTTACTAACACAAAAATGAATTAGATGAAAGTGGATCCCCTCTCAAAATCAAGAACTTATTTCATAACAACTCGAAATTTAAAACCCAAAAAGGGAGTTGAGTTTAAGAATCAATTCATTGAGAATCAACTTATTCGATTCATGAGTTTCTTAATTCCAATTAAGtaaacatgtcatgagttaCTTAAATGATACTTcaaaattactttaatttacaCAATAAGAGTAATTTGCTTTTGTGTTACTATTCATTGAAAAGTAAATAGGGGCAAATTGGGAATCACTGTTTACTATTCATTGAACAGTAAAatcccattttatttttgtatatgTATAATTGGTACATTTATAATATTGGAAACGTTTTTCCACCTCTAAACACAAACTATACTATGAACCAAACTTGTGGTGAACTAGCGATCAAAGAACAAGCATAATTATTGTTTGGCCAACCCGCTTCATGCTCATATCCATAACTTCCATACTCGTCGACATACTCTGTTCATGCATGTCTCTCATATCCATGCATGGCTAGACGTCTCTCCTCTCCTCGCCTCTCTATCCCTTCTCTCTATCTGGCTAAcatctttgttttatttttcttttctaaacgCTTTATTGTTGAGCTACTATAGGATCACAATGAATAGGGCAAACTGGATATGCGAGACCCAGAAAGGCATAAGATCGAAAGGTATCTTTTTGGGTGATAATCCTTTGAAATACCCATCTCCGATACTTCTTCTGCAACTTACTATAGCTGCCTTGGTCACCACTCTCTTCCAATTCATTCTCAACCCTCTCGGAGAAAGTGCTTATATCTCACAAATGCTGGTAATTAATTCAATACGGTACCCTTTTTCAAATTTCTTTGTTAGCCGTGTATTTGGGTTTCAACCTTCAAGTCAAGAAGTTATGACTCGATCTTGAATTTATAATACACAGCTAGAAAATGTCTTTGATAGAATATATTGTTTAATGTGATGACCATATGTGATATTGTCAGGCAGGTATTCTATTGGGACCATCATTCTTAGGAGGAGAAAATGATTTTGCAGAAATAGTTTACCCAGTTAAAAGTTTCTACATCAGCCAAACCTTTGCTTTCTTTGGTTGCATGCTTTTTCTATTCCTAGTGGGTGTTAAAATGGATTTGAGTATAGTCAGACGGTCGGGAAAGAAAGCTGTGGTCATAGGCCTCTCGGCATTTTTCGTCCCTTTGGTTCTAAATGTAGGCTTCGCTCTCGTTCTGCAACGTACGGTCACCATGGAACCCCAGTTGCACAAATCACTTGTAGCCATAGCAGTGTTTCAGTGCCTAAGTAGCTTCCACGTCATCGGTTGTCTCTTGGGCGATTTGAAGCTCCTAAACTCGGAGCTTGGTCGTTTGGCTGTGTCTTCTTCGATGATTAGCGGAGTCATATCTTGGATTTGGGTCATCCTGGCCTTCACAGTACGGCTAAGCACCATGAAAAAGACCGGAAACTTGCCTTTTATGGGTTTAAGTTTAGCCGCATTGTTTGTTCTAATTATATTCATAATGAGGCCAATAATGCTGTGGATGGTTGCCCAAACAGCTAAAGGCAAACCCATTAAAGAGAGCTACATAGTCTCCATCTTCATCATGGTCTTGATTTGTTCCCTACTCGGTGAGATTGTGGGCCAGCATTTTTTGCTTGGGCCTATGGTTTTGGGCCTCGCCGTGCCGGACGGCCCGCCTTTGGGGTCAGCATTGGTGGAGAAACTTGACTCGTACGTTTCCAACATTCTGTTGCCGAGCTACTTTCTGTTCACTGGTGCAAGAATCAATTTGAGTGAAATCAGAATGAAGACTGTTGGGATTGTGGAGGTGCTGGCTctcagtagcttttgtggtaaAGTATTAGGGACCATGGTGCCTTCACTGTATTGCAAAATGCCTGCTATCGACGCACTTTCATTAGGGCTCATCATGAGTGCCCAAGGCATCACCGACCTTCTTGTCTTGCAACATGGAATGCTACTCTTGGTAATAAACTCTCCATGCTCCAtcgtctatatatatatatatagacatgcgcgcgcgcacacacacacatcctTCGTGGCAGTACATAGGTCCAAATCCATTATAACAAGCCATCTAACTTATcgttctttatttttattacGAATTTAGTATTGTAGTCCGAATCGCTTATTTTCTAATCTCATTTATAGCTTATTTTGTAAAACATAATATGAGATCCTATACTATTTATCTAAGTTCTTCAAACAAAAAGATGGTTATCATAATAATAAACTCAGAAGTTTTCTATTTGCTTACAAAAGTTGGACGAGTAAAcaatctccaaaaaaaaaaaatctccgaaattttttgtttttttgggcgAAGATGATATACACTAAAATGTTAGGTAAATTCGTACTACGTTTACTCTAGGAGTCTAGGGTCTAAAGGTTAGATATCTATGTTATCTTGTCTCTCTAATACTCGTACACTTCCCATCGTATTGTTCTTTCCCTGAAACGAGACAAGCCAAAGTAGTTTTTCAGTTCTAATACATATTATGATGATTATTATATTTATTTGTTCATATGTTGGTTTACTCTGGAGCTCATATATTAGATGTGTATGCAAATTGTTTCGGACACTTATTgatttgttcttattttttgcAGCTCATTGACGGAGAATGCTACAGCATCATGATTATGTCATCGGTTTTATTTACTGGAATCATCACCCCCATAGTGAAATTTCTGTACAACCCCTCTAAGAGATACAAGTCCACAAAGCGAAGACGAACCATTGAGCATTCCTTGCCAAACATGGAACTCGGACTTCTTGTCTGCATGTTCCACCAAGACAGCACTCCCTCCATCATCAACCTAATAGAAGTCTTCAATCCAACCCCCAAGAGCCCCATTTGCTTCTGCGTTGTCCACCTCATCCGTCTCTCAGGTCGAACAGCTCCAGTCCTCATAACCCACAGACCCGGGAAAAGCGCCTCTTTACACTCAAACAACTACTCCGATCACATAATCAATGCCTTCAGATTGTACCAAGAACACAATGCCAGCAGTGTCATAATGAATGCATTCACCGCAATTGCGCCCTATGCCACAATGCACGACGAGGTTTGCACACTTGCTTTTGAAAAAAGGACTTCCATGATAATAATCCCATTTCACAAGTTTTTCAGTGCCATCCAATGCACCGAAGAATTAGCGCATCCAATCAGGTCTGTCAACAGAAATATTCTTCAAAATGCTCCGTGCTCCCTTGGGATTCTTGTAGACCGAGGTACGTTGAATAAAAAACCATCCGCTTTACACACTTCTATATCAGGAAGAAGTTTGTACAGCGTTGGGACGATCTTTGTTGAGGGACCTGATGACCGCGAAGCATTGGCGTTAGCGACGCGGATGGCTGGAAACCCCAATGTCAGCCTAACCGTTACCAAATTTACAGATCCCAAGCAAAATAGAACTCAGAAAGAGATCGATTCGGAAGTTATAATGAAGTATAAGACAGCCATTGATGGCAAAAAACAGCATGTCTACAAAGAGGTACATGTTAAAGATAGCGTTGACATGATCAATGAGATTAGATCGATGGAGAATTTTTTCGACCTAATTCTGGTGGGGAGAAGACATGATAGTGATTCGCCGTTGTTCATGGGACTTACCGAATGGAATGAGTTTCCGGAACTAGGGTTCCTCGGAGACATGTTAGCATCTTTTGATGCAAATTGCGAGGTGTCAGTGCTGGTGGTGCAGCAACAATCGTTTGGATGTGCTGAAAAAGAGAAGACTGATATCTTTAAATGCCATGTGAAGGATTCATTTTCTGTAGTGGATATACCTCATAATCGACATTAACAAAGTGTGGCCACTTTTAATCAATTTCTTAGGaaaaccactgcaagtgacctagtggttcttgcctagttgggtgtgctcctcAACCTAAGTTCGAACCGTGAAGCTGTTAAAGTGgctaggcactgtgctgcaatgcacagttggagcatttcacatgcgccgaaggggtttatcttgggcctaggaagcttttagattccccttgacaaagtcaaaaaaaaaaaaaaaattcttaggAGATTAACAAACACTTCAAGTACGTACTATGGAATTGTAAATATTTGGGAAGTTTACATGGTTCGTGCGACCTTGAAATTTTTGCTTAGATCGATAAATTTGTTAAAGAATTGTGCATGCTAGACTATAGGGCTAATGTTGAACATAAGCTAGCTAGAGATCAAAATTTCATCgtactttttttttgaaagtgtGGAGAACATAGATTATTGTAGAAACACAAAACATGTAGATCATAGCATAATAAAACAAAATGGGTGATAAATATCTCTGATCATGAAATTTATGATCACCTAAATTACTTTCATTAATTTAATCTTACACTTTAAATTTATATCCAATGATAAGTGATTATTACTTTCTTGGTCATCAGTGACCGAGTGAACACTCGTTCAATAATTAATTGCAcataattttttaattgttgaaaataaaaaataaaaaagtaattgTACTTTATCCATACTTTTAAAATTCTTCTTCGACCATTGTTCTCGcatgcaagaaaaaaaaaatcacataacTTAAATGCATGCATCGTCTCTTTTCATATGATATGTTTGTTGATGAATAAGAAGAAGATGGCAGACAACTTTATACCTTTCAAGTTGCTTGGTTTCTTAAAAGCAGGTATTCTCAGAAACCATAGCCGCGAAGTTGGGCAGAAGTTTTATATATTTTGGATTAATGTTGTTATCTCATAGTAACCCCTAGCTTCTGCATAACAATGGAACAACGAGTTCCACAATTGCCAATTGATTGTGCCAGATATCTGTAAGGCACCCATGCAGGAGTTCAGGACCCACAATAAATGGCATATTGTCACCCACTAATATTAGACATGACAATAATATTATGAGGTTAATAAGAAAAGAGATCGATGATCCAATGTTCTAAACAATTAGCAAATTATAAACCACTGGCTTGACTTGATGGTATACTATTGGCAATTGGCATGAACCTTTTGATGTGGAGCTTTCGACCACTCATGGGGACATGACAGATAAGTCTGCCGGATTCGCCACAAGCTTTGTAAAAAGAGTAGTTCTCCTACatatattactatttttttttcttaaccaATCTGATGTTAATAATGTGTTCGTAATTAGACTTGCTTTAATTAAATCCAAGTTAATTTTAACTGATAATAgccaaattattattatttttttttttttgaataacagTTGCAGGAGCTTTTATTGGATATTAAGTAGTATGATTGGCATCATATTGCGGTACATCAAGTAGAAAAATAGGAGGCTAATGAAACCAAGCCTCACGTTGATTTGCCTCAAAGGCAATAGCAGCAAGCCTATGTGCTATATTATTGCAAGTGCGAGGTGCATGCTTAATCTGCACACCCGGAACATTCTGCATAATGATAGAGATATCATCCAATAGAGCACCATTCTCATCAAGATCATGTTCTTCACTAAGGATTGATTGGATTGCCTCCAAACAGTCACCCTCTACGGTGACATTATGCAGCTTCAAACCCTTAGCTAAATCAAGACCATCTCTAATGGCTAGTAACTCTGTTTGTTTCGCTTACCCCACATGATTCACAGAATGCGCAAAAGCAGCATGAACTGCCCTTGAGCGTTGCGCAAAATGCCTCATGTACCACCTCTGAT harbors:
- the LOC133733142 gene encoding cation/H(+) antiporter 15-like, yielding MHVSHIHAWLDVSPLLASLSLLSIWLTSLFYFSFLNALLLSYYRITMNRANWICETQKGIRSKGIFLGDNPLKYPSPILLLQLTIAALVTTLFQFILNPLGESAYISQMLAGILLGPSFLGGENDFAEIVYPVKSFYISQTFAFFGCMLFLFLVGVKMDLSIVRRSGKKAVVIGLSAFFVPLVLNVGFALVLQRTVTMEPQLHKSLVAIAVFQCLSSFHVIGCLLGDLKLLNSELGRLAVSSSMISGVISWIWVILAFTVRLSTMKKTGNLPFMGLSLAALFVLIIFIMRPIMLWMVAQTAKGKPIKESYIVSIFIMVLICSLLGEIVGQHFLLGPMVLGLAVPDGPPLGSALVEKLDSYVSNILLPSYFLFTGARINLSEIRMKTVGIVEVLALSSFCGKVLGTMVPSLYCKMPAIDALSLGLIMSAQGITDLLVLQHGMLLLLIDGECYSIMIMSSVLFTGIITPIVKFLYNPSKRYKSTKRRRTIEHSLPNMELGLLVCMFHQDSTPSIINLIEVFNPTPKSPICFCVVHLIRLSGRTAPVLITHRPGKSASLHSNNYSDHIINAFRLYQEHNASSVIMNAFTAIAPYATMHDEVCTLAFEKRTSMIIIPFHKFFSAIQCTEELAHPIRSVNRNILQNAPCSLGILVDRGTLNKKPSALHTSISGRSLYSVGTIFVEGPDDREALALATRMAGNPNVSLTVTKFTDPKQNRTQKEIDSEVIMKYKTAIDGKKQHVYKEVHVKDSVDMINEIRSMENFFDLILVGRRHDSDSPLFMGLTEWNEFPELGFLGDMLASFDANCEVSVLVVQQQSFGCAEKEKTDIFKCHVKDSFSVVDIPHNRH